The window CATCCCTGGCGAGTCCGCGCGCGGATACGCTGAGTTTTTTTCCGCTCGAAGAGCAGCTTCCCTCTCCCCCGGACTCTATTGAGACGGAATATTTACACATCGGCGGACGCGATTGACAATAAGATATCGATGGTATAAAGAATTCAAGAAATACCGGAAGAAATAGATATAATCTTATAGCATTGCGCCGAAATTCCATACAGTCCCGCTCTTTAAATTATCCCTCAATCACCAACTCTGAAAAATAGTACGCAAGAGGCGAACTGTAAAGAATTGTCTCTTTTACTCCTCAATCAGATCATCAGATCCGTGAGCCAGAGCTCCGCCTTTTGAAAGTACAAAAGCGCCCACTCCGATAAGAATAGCTAGAAAGACTATAAATTTACCTATTATCCCTATCGGCATTCTCACAAATGTAAATACCGGCACGACACTCATCAGAGAACTTAATAACCCCGGCAGTTCAAGGATAAAGAGCCCTATCAGTCCCTTAAGGTATATCGAATCGCGCGCAACCTGCATCTTGCCGGCAACTATATTTCCAAGGGCAAGGGCGGCCACAAAATAGCAAACAACCAGCAGAGCAAGATAGGATAAAAACAGAAGCAGAGAGAGCGGAATCCCTATGATTGTTATTGCAAGAATAATCGCCGCTATAAGAATCACGATCGAGCCGAAAAAGATTATAAGAACACCCACGCCGAGAGATTTGAGGAAAGAGCCTGACACGTAAGAACTACTCTTCTTCATTCTTTCCGGCATGAAGTAGAAAACTATTAATAAAAGCAGAACTAGAATGGTAAATTTGGCAATCTTCGCGATAACCCTGAAAATACCTCCGCCGAACGGGAAGAAAGCGACTCCGGGGAAAGAAAATCCATCTCCTCCAACACCCGATCCGACCGTGACAGTCTCGCCTCTGACTCTTGCATTTTTGTCTTTCGACAGATTCCCCATAACACAGACAACATCTCCATTAACAACAGCAGAAGGACCAAGGTCAATATTGCCGACAACACAGACCACGTCACCCCTCACCTTGCCGTCGATTGTAACCCCCCCTACTACTGAGACAACATCGCCCTGAACAAGTTGATAGTCCTCTATCTTAATTTTGCCGCCGATCCTGACAAAGTCATCTTTTTTCACATCACTGTATTTATCTTCATCCCTGTATGTGAAATCAATAGAATTGGCGCTTCCATCGTAATTAACATCCAGAGAAATAGAATCAGGAATTGATTCAACTCCGGCCTTGACCATAGCTCTTATCTTATCCTTTGAATCAGAATTCAGGATAAATTTGTCCTTCCCGTCGGAATGTATCTTGATGCCGTCATCAGATATGGATATCTTCACGGATTTCTCCGTTTCTTTCCCTTCTTCATCCGCGTCTGTTGAATCTGAATGCACTTCAACGGTGTTCAAAGTAAAAGCCGGAATAATCCCGGAAATCTGTTTAACCTCGCCGGAATCAAAATTCATAAAGACCATTACCGCGATGGTTAAAATTGCCTTGATAATCGATATGTTAAATAAAGCTGACATGGAACTCCCCTTTCTGCCGCGTTGAACGTAACACTCTTGTAATTGTTAACACAATCAGAGAAACCAACAGAAACACAGTCACTAAATAAACTCCGGAAATTTCTCCGATTATTCCCTTTGATTTTCTTAGCAGTATAGTCGCCGCCAGAAGAAACTCCGGATCAGAATTAAAATAATTAACAAGAATTTCAAAAACAGCGCTCGTTTGCTTGACAAAAACGTAAGCCGATGAAGAAACAAACCCCGCAAAGCCCTCTAAAACAGATATCATATACATAAAGACGGGTCTGAAAATATACATAAATAGAGCGAACGCGGCCGTTACAGCCGAGGCAACTCTTATATATCCGGGCAGGATATCTAATCTGCGGGTAATCTCGCTCAGGAACCCGGAAAAAAGATTCTTCCTGTACTTCCGAATATTGACATTAGCCATCACCTTATCGTTAAAACCCTCCGGCGGTTGATAAATTTCGATATTTTCAAACGCCGAAAAGAGTTCTGAGTAACGAGCGTCAATCGCCCCGCACTTTTCACACTCGGCCAGATGCTTTTCGTACTTAGCTTCCATGGCGCGGTCAAGTTCACCGTCGTGATATTTTTGTATCAACAGACTGAAAAGGCGGCAATCCACTTCCGGTCACTCCTCTATTGAAATATCCCCACTCGATGTTTCAACGATTACTTTCGATTCTCCGTCTCTGACGACACCTGATACATTGTTCCTCGATACATCGCTAACATCTATAGGTAAATTCAGTTTAATATTCCCGCTTGTAGTGCTGGCTCTGAGAATAAATCCCCTTTTAAGGATATCATCAAATTTCAGCGCTACTGAACCGCTCGAAGCTCCCAGTTTATAATCAACCCTCTCGTCCGAGGGGGAAGCTTTGATAAAAATATCCCCACTGGCGCATAGAGCTTCGACCGCTCCGGTAACTCCAAAGATATCAACCGATCCGCTGGTTCCCTTTACTGTCGCGGACCCCCGGGCATTATCAACTCTAATATCACCGGAAACTGTTGTGATAACTATATCTCCTTCAACATCAACCAAATCCAAATCTCCGGAAG of the Candidatus Krumholzibacteriota bacterium genome contains:
- a CDS encoding zf-HC2 domain-containing protein, whose amino-acid sequence is MDCRLFSLLIQKYHDGELDRAMEAKYEKHLAECEKCGAIDARYSELFSAFENIEIYQPPEGFNDKVMANVNIRKYRKNLFSGFLSEITRRLDILPGYIRVASAVTAAFALFMYIFRPVFMYMISVLEGFAGFVSSSAYVFVKQTSAVFEILVNYFNSDPEFLLAATILLRKSKGIIGEISGVYLVTVFLLVSLIVLTITRVLRSTRQKGEFHVSFI